The DNA region TGGAAAATGCTGGGAATGATAGAGGAGAAATGTCACATGAGGGGTGTATATATAGTCTGAATGAAGGGTTTgtgaaattaaattatttcCGTATGATTGATGAGTATTAATCTTCGGTCAACAAATGTCCAAAAATACAATGGTATGTGTTTGTAAAGCCCAACATAAAATCAGCGTTTTCAAAATATAAATCACTGGCCATGATTCCCACGTTGATTGGTTCAAAATTTAATGACTGCAAAACTTATTTTAGGAAATTTAATGGTCCGAACGGAATTGACCATATACACTTTCATGATTGCAAAAATTACTATATGAAATTATATGGGCCGAATTGAATTGTGAGGTCAAGCATTTATTACCAAATCAATAGTAACGTAAAAATGGGGAGAAGCAAAACAATTtcagtttttgaagtttaaataaTATGGGCCGAATTGAATTGTGTGTATACGGGCCGAATTGAATTATGTGTCGTAAATAAATTGACGGAAATTGTAAATAAGGAATGATTTCAATGTCATTTGCAAATTCTTAGATTGGTTAATGCATTTTCTGATTTACTCAATATTCCTTCAATTTCTACTACTATATATCACTTTTACACCGCTAATGAATAGTTCAAATCAACaccatttaattattattttgattaaGTTTTGGTCAATGCATTTACAGAATTTGCATTCAATTTGATTTAAAACGCACAGGTGAAAATTATTacgtttttattgtttttgcatCAGAAGCTTGGAAACAAATTAAGAGTCATTAAACCATTAAATGAAAAACCCCATTCATTGATTAATGGGCTAAAAACTGAAATACGTAATTGGGCTTTTACAATTGAGGTCCAAAATAATTAGGAGGTGACATTTGTCACGTAAAGAGGGGGGTGGTAGAGAGTGGGTCTTGGAGTGTCATGTCATGGAGGTGGGGCTCATagccttcctcttttctaaagtatatagataagATTCCTCATGGGCAATTGAGTCTCAAACTTGATTTTGTATCAAATCCTCTACCTTGTTGTTGCTGTTCTTCCCAGGCACAAAGTCAAGTTTGTATAGTACAAACACCATTACAATTGAAGACAAGAAAGGTAGCACAGGCCCAAAGATCCAAAGTGTCAAGGAAAGTGCGGAATAGAAAAGCCTGTTCCCTACCACGTTCAAAATTGTTGCCTTTCTCATATGCTCAGTCAAATACTCTGGTGTTACCATGGACTTGACATCTTGTGGAGTGCAAATGAGGATATTCACTTGATTCACAAACCCTGCAGCTAGAGTGTGACAGAAAAATGAGCATGATAATATGGTGAGGATGATGGCGTATTTCAGTGTCACCACAACTTCACCATTTGCTCCATAAACTGAGTCGTCGATTGACTTTTTAACACTGTAACTGCTGCTGATGACTGCTCCTAGGCCAGCACAGAGGAGAATGGATGTTGTGGCCATAAGGGTTGTCCCCATTATTATGTTTCGAAGAGAATGGACTGCTACAATGTGCTTCTTGTCAATGTCCTGCAATTACAGTTCTTCTTTGGTTAGCTAGTAATAACAATATACTGGAATTAGTGAACCTTAGTCTTTAATGAAGATTTGtctcttagaatttgggttaagtCTTTCTCTATTTGTGGGACAGAATCATAAATATATATCTAGGGGGAACTCGTCTGCCCTGAAAGCTAGCTCATTGCTGATGAGTGTTTTGGGCTTATAGATCAATTTATTGGGGTACTCATAAATATATAGGTCTCTACATAAGCATTTCAAATTTCAAGTTTCAAACGTCCAATTGTGCCTGTGAGAGGAGTGTAAATGTCACAAATTAATCTTGCTCCTTGG from Lotus japonicus ecotype B-129 chromosome 2, LjGifu_v1.2 includes:
- the LOC130738522 gene encoding uncharacterized protein LOC130738522 — encoded protein: MEWKKYYMDMMLVPLGLVIILAYHVLLCHKCRTQPFTTIMGRDADGRRFWVGAMMKDIDKKHIVAVHSLRNIIMGTTLMATTSILLCAGLGAVISSSYSVKKSIDDSVYGANGEVVVTLKYAIILTILSCSFFCHTLAAGFVNQVNILICTPQDVKSMVTPEYLTEHMRKATILNVVGNRLFYSALSLTLWIFGPVLPFLSSIVMVFVLYKLDFVPGKNSNNKVEDLIQNQV